Proteins found in one Bacillus subtilis subsp. subtilis str. 168 genomic segment:
- the ytjP gene encoding putative promiscuous peptidase/deacylase (Evidence 3: Putative function from multiple computational evidences; PubMedId: 7528082, 27435445; Product type e: enzyme), translating into MNWEVEVIRKKEDLIRDTQEFLRINSVMDETTAGPGKPFGEGVNASLTSLLELGEKEGFTTKNLDGFAGHIEWGEGDDIIGVLCHVDVVPPGDGWTSDPFSAEIRNGRIYARGAIDDKGPTMAAFYALKIVKDMNLPLSKRVRMIIGTDEESDWRCVEHYFKHEEMPTMGFAPDADFPIINAEKGIIDASLLIPHRPNQAEPKAVLVSFQSGLRLNMVPDAAEAVIEGPKNEEILSSFKDMLRTTDQKGEAAIENGQLILRMYGLSCHAMEPNNGINAGILLCEFLQQTELDDAGKRFVQVVTDKFSGDTRGKKLDIDCEDEISGELTLNVGTLRYKEGQGGELGINIRYPVTAESKVIRDTFESASEFELGEFKDSKPHHVSADHPLVKTLQKVYEGQLGKKADLISIGGGTYARSLKAGVAFGPLFPGRPDSAHQKDEYIEIDDLLRSTALYAQAIYELAK; encoded by the coding sequence ATGAACTGGGAAGTTGAAGTGATCAGAAAAAAAGAGGATTTAATTCGTGATACACAGGAATTTTTGAGAATCAACAGTGTCATGGACGAAACAACCGCCGGACCCGGTAAACCGTTTGGAGAAGGGGTAAATGCCAGCCTGACTTCATTGCTGGAGCTTGGAGAAAAAGAAGGCTTTACAACAAAAAATCTTGACGGCTTCGCAGGTCATATTGAATGGGGGGAGGGCGATGACATTATCGGCGTACTTTGCCATGTTGACGTCGTGCCGCCGGGAGATGGGTGGACGAGTGATCCATTTTCAGCTGAAATCCGCAACGGACGGATTTATGCAAGGGGCGCCATTGATGACAAAGGCCCGACAATGGCGGCATTCTACGCGCTGAAAATCGTGAAAGACATGAATTTGCCCCTGTCCAAGCGAGTCAGAATGATTATCGGAACAGATGAAGAAAGTGATTGGAGATGCGTAGAGCATTATTTCAAGCATGAAGAAATGCCAACAATGGGCTTTGCGCCTGACGCCGATTTTCCGATCATTAATGCGGAAAAAGGGATCATCGATGCTTCTTTACTTATTCCGCACCGCCCAAATCAAGCTGAACCAAAGGCAGTGCTTGTCTCGTTTCAATCAGGCCTTCGCTTAAACATGGTGCCCGACGCTGCGGAAGCTGTCATTGAAGGGCCGAAAAATGAAGAGATTCTGTCTTCATTTAAAGACATGCTCCGCACGACGGACCAAAAAGGGGAAGCTGCAATAGAGAACGGACAGCTCATTTTGCGTATGTACGGTCTTTCCTGCCATGCGATGGAACCGAACAATGGGATCAATGCCGGCATTTTATTGTGCGAATTTCTCCAGCAGACTGAGCTTGACGATGCAGGAAAGCGGTTTGTGCAAGTTGTGACAGATAAGTTCTCAGGTGATACAAGAGGAAAAAAACTGGACATCGACTGTGAGGATGAAATCAGCGGAGAGCTGACATTAAATGTCGGAACACTGCGCTATAAAGAAGGGCAAGGAGGCGAGCTCGGGATCAATATCCGCTATCCTGTGACAGCAGAAAGCAAAGTGATCCGCGATACATTCGAAAGCGCATCTGAATTTGAGCTGGGAGAATTCAAAGACAGCAAGCCGCATCACGTGTCCGCAGATCATCCGTTAGTCAAAACCCTGCAAAAGGTTTATGAAGGCCAGCTGGGTAAAAAAGCTGATTTAATCTCAATCGGCGGGGGGACTTATGCGAGATCCTTAAAAGCCGGTGTCGCGTTCGGCCCGCTGTTCCCCGGACGCCCTGACAGCGCACACCAAAAGGATGAATATATCGAAATTGATGACCTGCTGAGATCGACAGCGTTATATGCTCAGGCCATTTACGAGCTTGCAAAATAA
- the pbuO gene encoding hypoxanthine/guanine permease (Evidence 1a: Function from experimental evidences in the studied strain; PubMedId: 11591660, 12923093, 15849754, 16850406, 19446032, 28583948; Product type t : transporter), protein MFHLKEQQTSIKQEIIAGLTTFFTMVYIVVVNPVILANAGVPFDQVFTATIIASIVGTLWMALAANYPIAIAPGMGLNAYLAFHVVSASDGGITYATAFSAVFTAGVLFIILSLTPLRKQLIEAIPNNLKYGITTGIGLFIAFIGLRQAGIVAADESNLVTLGNLHSPGVILTLVGLLISVVLMVLNVSGALFIGMAATALIAFFTGQLHFSKGFMSLPHLPEGLMISNPFTAFGDVIHHGLYAVVFSFLLVTIFDTTGTMIGVAEQAGLMKNNKLPNVRKALLADSTATTVGAVFGTSPTTAFIESSAGVAAGGRTGLTALTVAVMFAASMFFSPLVSALSGIAAITSPALIIVGSLMMGSVSNMNWKEMDEAFPAFLVILAMPLTSSISTGIALGFISYPIVKAARGKWREIHPLVIVFAILFFIQLFIL, encoded by the coding sequence ATGTTTCATCTAAAAGAGCAGCAAACATCCATAAAGCAAGAAATCATAGCAGGGCTGACGACCTTTTTCACAATGGTCTATATCGTCGTGGTCAATCCGGTCATTCTGGCTAACGCCGGGGTTCCTTTCGACCAGGTTTTCACCGCAACGATTATTGCCTCCATTGTCGGAACGCTGTGGATGGCCCTGGCAGCAAATTATCCGATTGCTATTGCGCCCGGCATGGGCTTGAACGCTTATTTAGCCTTTCATGTCGTAAGCGCAAGCGATGGCGGCATCACGTACGCAACAGCTTTCAGCGCAGTATTTACAGCAGGGGTTCTCTTCATTATTCTATCGTTAACGCCTTTAAGAAAACAACTTATAGAAGCGATTCCAAACAATTTAAAATACGGGATCACAACAGGGATCGGGCTGTTTATTGCTTTTATCGGTTTGCGTCAAGCGGGAATTGTGGCAGCTGATGAGTCAAACCTGGTCACTCTCGGCAATCTGCATTCACCTGGTGTTATCTTAACGCTGGTCGGCCTTTTGATCAGCGTGGTCCTGATGGTGCTGAATGTAAGCGGCGCTTTATTTATCGGAATGGCAGCTACCGCTTTGATCGCCTTTTTCACCGGTCAGCTCCATTTTTCAAAGGGATTTATGTCGCTTCCTCATTTGCCGGAAGGATTGATGATCTCAAATCCATTTACCGCTTTTGGCGATGTCATTCATCACGGCCTGTACGCTGTCGTCTTTTCTTTTCTATTAGTCACCATTTTTGATACGACAGGCACGATGATCGGAGTTGCCGAGCAAGCCGGGCTGATGAAAAACAACAAGCTGCCGAACGTGCGAAAAGCGCTGCTTGCTGATTCAACCGCGACGACAGTAGGAGCTGTTTTCGGCACAAGTCCGACGACTGCATTTATCGAGTCTTCCGCCGGTGTCGCAGCCGGGGGAAGAACGGGGCTTACGGCTTTGACTGTCGCGGTGATGTTTGCGGCTTCAATGTTTTTCAGTCCGCTTGTCAGCGCCTTGTCAGGTATAGCCGCCATCACCTCGCCTGCTTTGATTATCGTCGGCAGCCTGATGATGGGCTCAGTTTCCAATATGAACTGGAAAGAGATGGACGAGGCATTTCCTGCGTTTCTCGTCATTCTAGCCATGCCTTTGACCTCGAGCATTTCTACAGGAATCGCGCTTGGCTTTATTTCGTACCCAATTGTAAAAGCGGCGCGGGGAAAATGGAGAGAGATTCATCCGCTCGTCATCGTTTTCGCCATTCTGTTTTTCATCCAGCTGTTTATTTTATAA
- the ythQ gene encoding putative ABC transporter (permease) (Evidence 3: Putative function from multiple computational evidences; PubMedId: 15849754, 16850406; Product type t: transporter), translated as MNGRTLFFRRLFDYYKYQFKVLHAVIDWTVALYIVLPAIAFVIYQYIDLMNGRGLLYEWSEVAEWRWLYAVCVLIMFTGSIRTFLMEADKVFLLQKKEIIYQLKRYALLYSFLATLAKWLLLFFIVLPLISHSVLITFAESTALLCYLFGLHIFFLSLKQDRIRKPRSISRWIGDTLVRAILFAGSAILIVFTERHLLALFGILFLFFSVIRSLKKTASFTAFEAEVTEEKKSRLALAGLVMMMSQEAGMPKVKDRMRRKPLLYRNSKRIFKRRTICTGYKELFFKVMLRNGEYARQMYMLLSAFTVLIFVSPIWLKVIALLVYTGVCRYILTLIFDKVMDAPFLIGTDKESDEYYRARKSCINILHYAFAACCFLAAAVSLLFT; from the coding sequence ATGAACGGGCGTACGCTCTTTTTTCGAAGGCTGTTTGACTATTATAAGTATCAGTTTAAAGTGTTGCATGCGGTCATTGACTGGACAGTCGCTCTCTATATCGTTTTGCCGGCGATTGCTTTTGTCATCTATCAGTATATTGATTTGATGAACGGAAGAGGCCTTCTTTATGAGTGGTCTGAAGTGGCGGAATGGAGATGGCTGTATGCTGTGTGTGTGCTGATCATGTTTACAGGTTCGATTCGTACATTTTTAATGGAAGCGGACAAAGTGTTTTTGCTGCAAAAGAAGGAAATCATCTATCAGCTCAAACGGTATGCGCTTTTGTATTCTTTTCTGGCCACGCTGGCTAAATGGCTGCTTCTCTTTTTCATTGTCCTTCCCTTGATCAGTCATTCTGTTCTCATCACATTCGCAGAAAGCACTGCTCTATTGTGTTATTTGTTTGGCCTTCATATATTCTTTTTATCCTTAAAGCAAGACAGGATCAGAAAGCCGCGCTCCATTTCGAGATGGATTGGCGATACCCTTGTCAGAGCTATTCTTTTTGCTGGTTCTGCTATCCTGATTGTTTTTACTGAGCGGCACTTGCTTGCGCTTTTTGGCATTTTATTTTTGTTTTTCTCAGTTATCCGCAGTTTGAAAAAGACAGCCTCGTTCACGGCTTTTGAAGCTGAGGTGACTGAAGAGAAAAAAAGCAGGCTTGCCCTTGCAGGACTTGTGATGATGATGAGTCAGGAGGCGGGAATGCCAAAAGTAAAAGACAGGATGAGAAGAAAACCATTATTATACCGAAATTCAAAAAGGATATTTAAAAGACGAACGATCTGCACAGGCTATAAGGAGTTGTTTTTTAAAGTTATGCTGAGGAATGGCGAGTATGCAAGGCAGATGTACATGCTACTGTCAGCTTTCACTGTTCTCATATTTGTTTCCCCAATTTGGCTGAAGGTGATTGCGCTGCTGGTATACACAGGGGTTTGCCGTTATATCCTGACGCTTATTTTTGACAAGGTCATGGATGCCCCTTTTTTAATTGGCACCGATAAGGAAAGTGATGAATATTATCGGGCCAGAAAAAGCTGTATCAACATCCTGCACTATGCGTTTGCCGCCTGTTGTTTTTTAGCGGCCGCTGTCTCTTTATTGTTTACATAA
- the ythP gene encoding putative ABC transporter (ATP-binding protein) (Evidence 3: Putative function from multiple computational evidences; Product type t: transporter) produces MTNLLEASIEQAGYTSRKKVLTDVFLEVRKGELVGLIGANGAGKSTAIKAILGLSEDFKGHIAWNDCSFAYIPEHPSFYEELTLWEHLDLISTLHGIEESEFAHRAQSLLQTFSLDHVKHELPVTFSKGMQQKLMLIQAFLSKPDMYVIDEPFIGLDPISTKRFVDMLKAEKERGAGILMCTHVLDTAEKICDRFYMIEKGSLFLQGTLKDVQDKTGLEGQSLLDCFYKAVQGDRL; encoded by the coding sequence TTGACAAATTTGCTTGAAGCTTCAATAGAACAGGCCGGGTATACAAGCCGAAAAAAAGTGCTCACCGATGTTTTTCTGGAAGTCAGAAAAGGGGAACTGGTTGGACTGATCGGAGCTAACGGCGCAGGAAAAAGCACCGCAATCAAGGCGATACTCGGCCTTTCAGAAGATTTTAAAGGGCATATTGCCTGGAACGACTGTTCATTTGCATATATTCCGGAGCATCCGTCCTTCTACGAAGAACTGACGCTGTGGGAGCATTTGGATCTGATCAGCACACTTCACGGCATTGAAGAGAGTGAATTTGCGCATCGGGCCCAAAGCCTGCTGCAGACGTTTTCGCTAGATCATGTCAAACATGAGCTGCCTGTCACCTTTTCGAAGGGCATGCAGCAAAAACTAATGCTTATCCAGGCCTTTCTCTCTAAGCCGGATATGTATGTGATTGATGAACCGTTTATCGGCCTTGATCCGATATCGACGAAACGCTTTGTGGACATGCTTAAGGCTGAAAAAGAACGTGGAGCCGGAATTCTTATGTGCACGCATGTACTCGATACCGCGGAAAAAATCTGTGACCGGTTTTATATGATTGAGAAAGGTTCATTATTTCTCCAAGGCACGTTAAAAGATGTTCAGGACAAGACCGGATTAGAGGGGCAGTCATTGCTTGACTGTTTTTATAAGGCAGTTCAAGGTGATCGGCTATGA
- the ytzE gene encoding putative transcriptional regulator (DeoR family) (Evidence 3: Putative function from multiple computational evidences; PubMedId: 12618461; Product type r: regulator) has product MKPSTNRMLTRIKSVYMFIQEKGLVTTQELVDEFGITPRTIQRDLNVLAYNDLVHSPSRGKWETTRKKVKITS; this is encoded by the coding sequence TTGAAACCTTCAACAAACCGTATGCTAACTCGAATCAAATCAGTTTACATGTTTATTCAAGAAAAAGGTCTTGTGACAACACAGGAACTGGTTGACGAATTCGGCATTACACCTAGAACGATTCAAAGAGACTTAAATGTGTTGGCATATAATGATCTTGTTCATAGTCCAAGCCGTGGCAAGTGGGAGACAACGAGAAAGAAAGTAAAGATTACCTCATAA
- the rsuA gene encoding 16S rRNA pseudouridylate 516 synthase (Evidence 2a: Function from experimental evidences in other organisms; PubMedId: 11953756, 16511038; Product type e: enzyme) produces MRLDKLLANSGYGSRKEVKAVVKAGAVMIDGKPAKDVKEHVDPDTQEVTVYGEPVDYREFIYLMMNKPQGVLSATEDSRQQTVVDLLTPEEMRFEPFPAGRLDKDTEGFLLLTNDGQLAHRLLSPKKHVPKTYEVHLKSQISREDISDLETGVYIEGGYKTKPAKAEIKTNDSGNTVIYLTITEGKYHQVKQMAKAVGNEVVYLKRLSMGRVSLDPALAPGEYRELTEEELHLLNEPQA; encoded by the coding sequence ATGAGACTTGATAAGCTGCTTGCCAACAGCGGGTATGGTTCCAGAAAAGAAGTCAAAGCCGTTGTGAAGGCTGGAGCCGTGATGATCGACGGCAAACCTGCCAAAGATGTAAAGGAGCACGTTGATCCTGATACGCAGGAGGTGACCGTATACGGGGAACCGGTTGATTATCGAGAGTTCATTTATCTTATGATGAATAAACCGCAGGGCGTGCTGTCGGCGACTGAGGACAGCCGGCAGCAAACAGTGGTCGATCTGCTGACGCCGGAGGAGATGAGATTTGAGCCATTTCCAGCCGGCAGGCTTGATAAAGATACAGAGGGCTTTTTGCTGCTCACAAATGACGGCCAGCTCGCACATCGGCTCCTTTCTCCTAAAAAGCATGTTCCAAAAACGTATGAAGTCCATTTAAAATCACAGATTTCTCGGGAAGACATTTCCGATTTGGAAACGGGTGTCTACATAGAGGGCGGCTATAAAACAAAGCCGGCAAAAGCGGAAATCAAAACAAACGACAGTGGCAATACCGTTATATATCTGACAATTACAGAAGGAAAATACCATCAGGTCAAGCAAATGGCAAAGGCAGTCGGCAATGAAGTGGTTTATCTGAAGCGGCTTTCGATGGGACGCGTTTCCCTAGATCCCGCTCTGGCACCCGGAGAATACCGTGAGCTGACAGAGGAAGAGCTTCATTTGCTAAATGAGCCGCAAGCATGA
- the murJ gene encoding lipid II flippase (Evidence 1a: Function from experimental evidences in the studied strain; PubMedId: 11254558, 15044829, 15849754, 16850406, 19648239, 25918422, 27537185; Product type t: transporter), with translation MSSKLLRGTFVLTLGTYISRILGMVYLIPFSIMVGATGGALFQYGYNQYTLFLNIATMGFPAAVSKFVSKYNSKGDYETSRKMLKAGMSVMLVTGMIAFFILYLSAPMFAEISLGGKDNNGLTIDHVVYVIRMVSLALLVVPIMSLVRGFFQGHQMMGPTAVSQVVEQIVRIIFLLSATFLILKVFNGGLVIAVGYATFAALIGAFGGLVVLYIYWNKRKGSLLAMMPNTGPTANLSYKKMFFELFSYAAPYVFVGLAIPLYNYIDTNTFNKAMIEAGHQAISQDMLAILTLYVQKLVMIPVSLATAFGLTLIPTITESFTSGNYKLLNQQINQTMQTILFLIIPAVVGISLLSGPTYTFFYGSESLHPELGANILLWYSPVAILFSLFTVNAAILQGINKQKFAVVSLVIGVVIKLVLNVPLIKLMQADGAILATALGYIASLLYGFIMIKRHAGYSYKILVKRTVLMLVLSAIMGIAVKIVQWVLGFFISYQDGQMQAAIVVVIAAAVGGAVYLYCGYRLGFLQKILGRRLPGFFRKGRHAG, from the coding sequence ATGTCAAGCAAACTGTTAAGAGGCACGTTTGTATTAACGCTCGGTACATATATATCGCGGATTCTGGGGATGGTCTATTTAATTCCCTTCAGCATTATGGTCGGGGCGACAGGCGGTGCATTATTTCAATACGGATACAACCAATACACTTTATTTTTGAATATTGCTACGATGGGCTTTCCGGCCGCTGTTTCTAAATTTGTTTCCAAATATAATTCAAAAGGGGATTATGAGACAAGCAGGAAAATGCTCAAGGCGGGCATGTCGGTTATGCTAGTCACAGGAATGATAGCCTTTTTCATTCTGTATCTATCGGCTCCGATGTTTGCGGAAATATCGCTGGGAGGCAAGGATAATAACGGCCTGACAATTGATCATGTCGTTTATGTCATCCGCATGGTCAGCTTAGCGCTTTTGGTCGTACCGATTATGAGCCTTGTCCGCGGATTCTTTCAAGGGCACCAAATGATGGGTCCGACAGCTGTTTCCCAAGTCGTTGAACAGATTGTCCGCATCATCTTTCTATTGAGTGCGACATTCTTGATTTTGAAGGTTTTCAACGGCGGCCTTGTCATCGCTGTGGGCTATGCAACCTTCGCAGCGCTGATCGGTGCCTTCGGAGGGCTGGTCGTGCTTTATATTTATTGGAACAAACGGAAGGGCAGCCTGCTGGCGATGATGCCGAATACGGGTCCGACAGCAAACCTAAGCTACAAGAAAATGTTTTTCGAGCTGTTCAGCTATGCTGCTCCGTACGTTTTTGTCGGACTAGCCATCCCTTTGTATAACTATATTGATACAAATACGTTTAACAAAGCGATGATTGAAGCCGGTCATCAAGCCATCAGCCAGGACATGCTTGCGATTCTAACCCTGTATGTTCAGAAGCTCGTGATGATCCCGGTTTCCCTAGCAACTGCTTTTGGACTGACATTAATTCCAACGATTACTGAATCGTTTACAAGCGGAAACTATAAGCTGTTAAATCAGCAGATTAATCAAACGATGCAGACGATCCTGTTTTTAATTATTCCGGCTGTTGTCGGGATCTCTCTATTGTCAGGACCGACGTATACGTTCTTTTACGGGTCAGAGAGCCTTCATCCTGAACTGGGGGCAAACATTTTGCTTTGGTATTCGCCTGTCGCAATTCTGTTCTCTTTGTTTACAGTCAACGCAGCTATTCTGCAGGGCATCAATAAGCAAAAATTTGCGGTTGTCAGCCTTGTGATCGGTGTCGTGATCAAGCTTGTGCTGAATGTTCCGCTGATCAAGCTGATGCAGGCTGACGGAGCGATTTTAGCGACGGCGCTTGGATATATCGCTTCCCTTTTATATGGGTTTATCATGATTAAGCGCCATGCAGGCTATTCGTATAAGATACTTGTTAAACGAACTGTTTTGATGCTGGTCTTATCAGCCATTATGGGTATTGCCGTGAAAATCGTGCAGTGGGTATTAGGCTTCTTTATTTCCTATCAGGATGGCCAGATGCAAGCTGCGATTGTTGTGGTGATCGCGGCCGCTGTTGGCGGAGCTGTCTACCTGTATTGCGGCTACCGATTAGGATTTTTGCAGAAAATTTTAGGCCGCCGTTTGCCAGGTTTCTTTAGGAAAGGCAGACATGCAGGCTGA
- the ytfP gene encoding putative NAD(FAD)-utilizing dehydrogenase (Evidence 3: Putative function from multiple computational evidences; Product type e: enzyme), with translation MKQYDVIVIGGGPSGLMAAIAAGEQGAGVLLIDKGNKLGRKLAISGGGRCNVTNRLPVEEIIKHIPGNGRFLYSAFSEFNNEDIIKFFENLGIQLKEEDHGRMFPVTDKAQSVVDALLNRLKQLRVTIRTNEKIKSVLYEDGQAAGIVTNNGEMIHSQAVIIAVGGKSVPHTGSTGDGYEWAEAAGHTITELFPTEVPVTSGEPFIKQKTLQGLSLRDVAVSVLNKKGKPIITHKMDMLFTHFGLSGPAILRCSQFVVKELKKQPQVPIRIDLYPDINEETLFQKMYKELKEAPKKTIKNVLKPWMQERYLLFLLEKNGISPNVSFSELPKDPFRQFVRDCKQFTVLANGTLSLDKAFVTGGGVSVKEIDPKKMASKKMEGLYFCGEILDIHGYTGGYNITSALVTGRLAGLNAGQYARS, from the coding sequence ATGAAACAATATGACGTAATCGTAATCGGCGGAGGCCCTTCAGGCTTGATGGCTGCGATTGCAGCAGGAGAACAGGGCGCTGGCGTGTTGCTGATAGATAAAGGAAATAAATTAGGACGGAAACTCGCGATTTCCGGGGGCGGCCGCTGCAATGTGACGAACCGCCTTCCTGTGGAAGAAATTATCAAGCACATCCCCGGCAACGGGCGTTTTTTATACAGCGCGTTTTCTGAATTTAATAATGAGGACATTATCAAGTTTTTTGAAAACCTCGGCATTCAATTGAAGGAAGAGGATCACGGCCGGATGTTTCCTGTGACCGACAAAGCCCAAAGTGTCGTTGACGCGCTGTTAAACAGGCTAAAGCAGCTCCGCGTAACAATCAGAACGAACGAGAAAATTAAATCTGTTTTATATGAAGATGGACAGGCAGCAGGGATTGTGACGAATAATGGCGAAATGATCCATAGCCAGGCAGTCATTATTGCTGTCGGCGGTAAAAGCGTGCCTCATACCGGAAGCACGGGAGACGGCTATGAATGGGCTGAAGCCGCGGGCCATACCATAACAGAGCTGTTTCCGACAGAGGTTCCCGTCACTTCTGGCGAACCGTTCATTAAGCAAAAAACACTTCAGGGCTTATCACTAAGAGATGTAGCCGTCAGTGTGTTAAATAAAAAAGGCAAACCGATTATCACACATAAAATGGACATGCTGTTTACCCATTTCGGCCTCTCAGGACCTGCCATTCTCAGATGCAGCCAATTTGTCGTAAAAGAGCTGAAAAAACAGCCTCAAGTGCCGATCAGAATCGACTTGTATCCGGATATCAATGAAGAAACGCTTTTCCAAAAGATGTATAAAGAACTGAAGGAAGCACCGAAAAAAACCATTAAAAACGTGCTGAAGCCTTGGATGCAGGAGCGCTATCTCCTATTCCTGCTCGAAAAAAACGGCATCTCTCCGAACGTATCGTTTTCTGAGCTGCCGAAGGATCCTTTCAGACAATTTGTAAGGGACTGCAAGCAGTTTACTGTCCTCGCAAATGGCACACTGTCGCTTGATAAGGCATTTGTCACGGGAGGCGGGGTATCTGTAAAAGAAATTGACCCGAAAAAGATGGCTTCTAAAAAAATGGAGGGGCTTTATTTTTGCGGTGAAATTCTGGATATCCACGGCTACACAGGCGGATACAATATTACCTCCGCCCTTGTCACAGGCAGGCTTGCAGGGCTAAATGCCGGGCAATACGCCCGTTCTTAA